The Tenebrio molitor chromosome 5, icTenMoli1.1, whole genome shotgun sequence genome has a segment encoding these proteins:
- the LOC138130698 gene encoding phosphatidate cytidylyltransferase, photoreceptor-specific-like isoform X1 yields MQKMKSTSREETASTRLTAFQKFSNVAKRVTFGLLMISGFIVIILMGPLMLMLLALAIQVLCFSEILRIGYNSNKIPSSLPYFKRLSWYFLMVANYFFSVETLAPHFQDFHKKFFYLRILIDYHRFISFCIYFGVIVLFVLSLVRKYDLQQFKILAWTHTLLIIIVLQSYMIIDNIFDGLIWVILPSSLVILNDIFAYVFGRLWGRTPLIKLSPKKTWEGFIGGVVGTLISGFILSNVMCGLKYFVCPVGGGLRIDTECTLSYLFTPTTYSNGFFSIEFYPFTYHFLAMALFASIIAPFGGFCASGFKRAFKIKDFGDVIPGHGGIMDRFDCQFLMATFVNVYIFTFVRNPSVDLIFDKILYLDESSQVQFYHMLKDSLQARSLVNFTLVD; encoded by the exons ATGCAA AAAATGAAATCTACCTCTCGTGAAGAAACCGCCAGCACCAGGCTTACCGCCTTCCAGAAATTCAGCAATGTAGCCAAACGCGTCACCTTCGGGCTCCTCATGATATCAGGATTCATCGTGATAATCCTGATGGGCCCCCTGATGCTGATGCTGCTGGCGTTAGCAATCCAGGTCTTGTGTTTCAGCGAGATCCTCCGCATCGGCTACAACAGCAACAAGATCCCTTCCAGCTTACCGTACTTCAAGCGCCTCTCCTGGTACTTCCTCATGGTAGCCAACTACTTCTTCTCCGTCGAGACGCTGGCGCCTCACTTCCAAGACTTCCACAAGAAATTTTTCTACCTGCGAATACTGATAGACTACCACCGGTTCATCTCCTTCTGCATCTACTTCGGAGTCATCGTGCTCTTCGTGCTGAGCCTGGTGCGAAAGTACGACTTGCAACAGTTCAAAATCTTGGCTTGGACTCACACCCTGCTGATAATCATCGTCCTGCAGTCGTACATGATCATCGATAATATTTTCGACGGATTGATTTGGGTCATCCTCCCCTCCTCCCTCGTCATCCTCAACGATATTTTCGCGTACGTGTTTGGCAGACTGTGGGGGAGGACGCCGCTGATTAAACTGTCCCCGAAAAAAACGTGGGAAGGGTTCATCGGGGGTGTCGTGGGGACTCTGATCAGCGGCTTCATTTTATCGAACGTGATGTGTGGGTTGAAGTATTTTGTCTGTCCAGTCGGGGGTGGCCTCCGGATAGACACGGAGTGCACCCTAAGCTACTTGTTTACCCCGACGACGTACTCGAACGGATTCTTTTCGATTGAATTCTACCCCTTTACGTATCATTTCTTGGCGATGGCTTTATTCGCGAGCATCATCGCCCCATTTGGAGGGTTCTGCGCGTCAGGGTTCAAGAGAGCTTTCAAGATCAAGGATTTCGGGGATGTTATCCCTGGACACGGCGGCATCATGGACAGGTTCGACTGTCAGTTTCTGATGGCGACGTTCGTGAATGTCTACATTTTCACGTTCGTTCGGAATCCAAGTGTCGATTTAATTTTCGACAAAATATTGTATCTAGACGAGAGTAGTCAAGTCCAGTTTTACCACATGCTTAAAGACTCATTACAAGCTAGAAGCCTAGTAAATTTTACTCTAGTTGACTGA
- the LOC138130698 gene encoding phosphatidate cytidylyltransferase, photoreceptor-specific-like isoform X2: MKSTSREETASTRLTAFQKFSNVAKRVTFGLLMISGFIVIILMGPLMLMLLALAIQVLCFSEILRIGYNSNKIPSSLPYFKRLSWYFLMVANYFFSVETLAPHFQDFHKKFFYLRILIDYHRFISFCIYFGVIVLFVLSLVRKYDLQQFKILAWTHTLLIIIVLQSYMIIDNIFDGLIWVILPSSLVILNDIFAYVFGRLWGRTPLIKLSPKKTWEGFIGGVVGTLISGFILSNVMCGLKYFVCPVGGGLRIDTECTLSYLFTPTTYSNGFFSIEFYPFTYHFLAMALFASIIAPFGGFCASGFKRAFKIKDFGDVIPGHGGIMDRFDCQFLMATFVNVYIFTFVRNPSVDLIFDKILYLDESSQVQFYHMLKDSLQARSLVNFTLVD; the protein is encoded by the coding sequence ATGAAATCTACCTCTCGTGAAGAAACCGCCAGCACCAGGCTTACCGCCTTCCAGAAATTCAGCAATGTAGCCAAACGCGTCACCTTCGGGCTCCTCATGATATCAGGATTCATCGTGATAATCCTGATGGGCCCCCTGATGCTGATGCTGCTGGCGTTAGCAATCCAGGTCTTGTGTTTCAGCGAGATCCTCCGCATCGGCTACAACAGCAACAAGATCCCTTCCAGCTTACCGTACTTCAAGCGCCTCTCCTGGTACTTCCTCATGGTAGCCAACTACTTCTTCTCCGTCGAGACGCTGGCGCCTCACTTCCAAGACTTCCACAAGAAATTTTTCTACCTGCGAATACTGATAGACTACCACCGGTTCATCTCCTTCTGCATCTACTTCGGAGTCATCGTGCTCTTCGTGCTGAGCCTGGTGCGAAAGTACGACTTGCAACAGTTCAAAATCTTGGCTTGGACTCACACCCTGCTGATAATCATCGTCCTGCAGTCGTACATGATCATCGATAATATTTTCGACGGATTGATTTGGGTCATCCTCCCCTCCTCCCTCGTCATCCTCAACGATATTTTCGCGTACGTGTTTGGCAGACTGTGGGGGAGGACGCCGCTGATTAAACTGTCCCCGAAAAAAACGTGGGAAGGGTTCATCGGGGGTGTCGTGGGGACTCTGATCAGCGGCTTCATTTTATCGAACGTGATGTGTGGGTTGAAGTATTTTGTCTGTCCAGTCGGGGGTGGCCTCCGGATAGACACGGAGTGCACCCTAAGCTACTTGTTTACCCCGACGACGTACTCGAACGGATTCTTTTCGATTGAATTCTACCCCTTTACGTATCATTTCTTGGCGATGGCTTTATTCGCGAGCATCATCGCCCCATTTGGAGGGTTCTGCGCGTCAGGGTTCAAGAGAGCTTTCAAGATCAAGGATTTCGGGGATGTTATCCCTGGACACGGCGGCATCATGGACAGGTTCGACTGTCAGTTTCTGATGGCGACGTTCGTGAATGTCTACATTTTCACGTTCGTTCGGAATCCAAGTGTCGATTTAATTTTCGACAAAATATTGTATCTAGACGAGAGTAGTCAAGTCCAGTTTTACCACATGCTTAAAGACTCATTACAAGCTAGAAGCCTAGTAAATTTTACTCTAGTTGACTGA